The nucleotide sequence GACGGTTGAAACGAGCCTGATCAGCCCTGGGGGGAGTGGTGGCGGGGGCAGACATGTATAGGGGCCGCCTCCTTTCCTGAAGAAGGGGCGTATTCAGTCCTCGAAGAGGCGGTCAAGGAGGGCGAATGCCTCGCGCAGGCGGGTGCGCTCCTCGTCGCTGTAGCGGTCCTGGAGGGCCTCGGCCAGCCACTCGCGGCGCGCAGATCGGTCCCCCTCAACCTGTTGGCGGCCCGTCTCGGTCAGATCGATGACCCGACGGCGCCCGTCCGTAGGATGCGGCCGACGCTCGATCAGACCCTGCTCCTCCAGCGCCGACAGCTTCGTCGCCATTGACTGAGTGCGGATCTTCTCCGCAGCCGCCAGGGCCGACGCCGTAGTCGGGCCTTCCCTTTCCAGGCGCAGCATCACCGACAGCAGGCCGGGCGCGATGTCCTCGGCCGAGCGCAACTCACGCAACCGGCGCCGCAGACGACCGACCAGGCTACGCAACTCACTGGAGGCCCGGACCGCGTCCAGCGAAGTCCCTGAAGTCATGTCATGACTGTAGATCTAGTCAGCTAAAACTTGCAAGTTTTAGCTGACTAGATCTACAGTCATGTGCACTCTTCGACCGCCTTGATCGGGGAGACATGCCCTAGCTGAGGCTGCCCCGGGCCCCTGGCCGACCTGCGGCAGCGGGTTGCACCATGCGGTGCACCACCGGTTTCATCATGCGTTGCACCCCGCGACCGGCCGGTCCTGCATTCCCGCAGGTCACCACACGGTTTTCTGTGGTGAGGTCGCAGACTTCCCCCGTAGCGACCGCTTTTTTCCTCTGTGAGTTGAGGAGAGGGAGGGATGTGGTTGGCGGGCGCGGCCGGGGAACGAAGCCGCTCGCCGCTGGGGCTCCCCTGGGGCGAGCCGCCGCGCTGAGCCGGCGACGAAACGGTGGGGCATGGTCAGGGGGGCGGGGGCGTGGTCGAAGCCGCGCACCCCCCGCCATCCGCTGTCCAGGACGTCGGCCCGCCATGATTCTCGCGTCGCCGAGAGGCAGACCGTCTGCGGCTTTCCTGTTGTGCACGAGGTTGCGCTGGAAGTTGCGCCAAGGTGTTGCGGCTTGAAGTTGCACGAGGGGTTGCGCTGGGAGTTGCGCGCCGCTGCGTGCTCTCTGGATGTCCGCGGAGGTCAGCACGTGTTCTGGGTGTGGTCGGGGTGCTGACATTCCCGTTGCGGCCGCTTGTGCCCATGTACCTGTGTGAGTAGAGGAAGAGAAGGGCGGGGTGGGCGGGGCGAACCGCTGCCGGGAACCGGGCCGCACAGCGTTGTTGCGCGGCGGCGGGGCCGCCGCGCCGTCGCCGGGCGCCGATCCCCGGCAGCAGCGGGGCGGTGGGAAAAGTGTGGCCCAGTGGGCCACACGTTTGCGCCGGCAGCACGGAGCCCCGGACGCCGTCGTCCGGGGCGTCATGCACTTCGCCTGACGCCAGGTCCAACGACCAACGGCGAGCAGCGTCACGCCCAGTCCATGCCGAGTTCGGCGAGGGCGGCGAGCTGTTCGGCGGTGAGTTTGTCCCGTCTCTGTTTGGCGTTGCTCAGAAATACGCCCAGTCGTACGGGCACCGGTTCCGTCTCGCCGTCGACCGTGATCTCCAGGACGGTTCCGCGGGGTACGGGCCGCCTGCCCTCCCGTTCGACCCACTGGGCAAGGGCTGCCAGACCCCGCTGGAACGCAGCCTGCGCCTTGCTCTGGCCCTTGCCCGACCCTTTGGCAGCAGAGGTGCCTGTCGGTGCGGGAGGCGGCGCCTGGGCGGGCCTCACGCCCAGGCCGGTCAGTCGTTCCTGCTGCTCGGTCGACAACTGGGCCCAGGTGCCCGGCTTTTCCTGTCGGGCGAGCCAGCGTCCGAGGTCGTCGCCCTCGAAGCGCACGCCCGGCTCGATAGCCGGCAGGACACCGTCGGCGTCGACCAGATCCGCGAGGACCCGATAGTGGCGTTGCCAGTCCAGCGGCCAGGGGCAGCACCAGTCCGGGTCGATCGCCGCCAGCTGCTCCGCGCGCGCCGCTGCCCGCTCCGGGTCCTTTCCGAGGCCGCCTTTGCGGCGGAGGTTCGCCAGGTGCTGCCCTACCGGTACCCCCACCTCACCCGCGCTCTCACTCCCACCGTCACTCCCGCGCTCGCCCCAGACGGCGTCCTGACGGGGGGCAAGGTGTCCCATGGCCCGCCGGTAGGACCGCAGCGCGGCCAGTTTGTTCTCCCAAGCTTCGTCGCCCGGCTCCCAAACCATGCCGGCTTCCGGGGCGTCCAGCAGTTCCTTGCGCCGCGCCTCGAGCTCCCCGGCCCGCAGCGCCTTGCGCTGTGTGTGCACCCATCTGCCGAGCGGGAAATTCTTCGTCACGCCGACCTGGGTCTCGGTGTCGTAGGGGACGGCGTGAAGCCCGGTGATCTCGTTCTGTGCACGCCAGCGCAGGAGTGCCTGGTAGCCCTCCAGCCACACCAGAGACTCCGGCCGGTAGACCCGGGTGCGCAGAAAAGCCGCGATGGTCGCCGCGTCGCGGGGGCTGGAGAAGTGCAGCAGCGCCGACTCGGCAGCAGCCTGAGTGTCGTCCTGCTCCTGGTCCTCGCCGTCGCCCTCCCCGGCGACGCCGACGACCTGTCCGTCCGAGTCCCGCTTCAGGTGCGCCGTGCGCTGCCGGCTGCT is from Streptomyces sp. NBC_00370 and encodes:
- a CDS encoding MarR family transcriptional regulator; protein product: MTSGTSLDAVRASSELRSLVGRLRRRLRELRSAEDIAPGLLSVMLRLEREGPTTASALAAAEKIRTQSMATKLSALEEQGLIERRPHPTDGRRRVIDLTETGRQQVEGDRSARREWLAEALQDRYSDEERTRLREAFALLDRLFED
- a CDS encoding helicase associated domain-containing protein, which produces RIPADFRLYLTATPRILAAPRPQRGKDGQPLEIATMADDTEGTYGAWLAELGLSEAIEREILAGFEIDVLEIRDPSPVLGESEEARRGRRLALLQTALLEHAAARNLKTIMTFHQRVEEAAAFSEKLPQTAAELYVTEASDDDLTKAEALPASSIDAELYELEAGRHVPPERVWSAWLCGDHLVSERRETIRQFANGIDANGKRVHRAFLASVRVLGEGVDIVGERGVEAICFADTRGSQVEIVQNIGRALRPNPDGTQKTARIIVPVFLEPDEDPTDMVASAAYAPLVAVLNGLRSHDERLVEQLASRALSRSSRQRTAHLKRDSDGQVVGVAGEGDGEDQEQDDTQAAAESALLHFSSPRDAATIAAFLRTRVYRPESLVWLEGYQALLRWRAQNEITGLHAVPYDTETQVGVTKNFPLGRWVHTQRKALRAGELEARRKELLDAPEAGMVWEPGDEAWENKLAALRSYRRAMGHLAPRQDAVWGERGSDGGSESAGEVGVPVGQHLANLRRKGGLGKDPERAAARAEQLAAIDPDWCCPWPLDWQRHYRVLADLVDADGVLPAIEPGVRFEGDDLGRWLARQEKPGTWAQLSTEQQERLTGLGVRPAQAPPPAPTGTSAAKGSGKGQSKAQAAFQRGLAALAQWVEREGRRPVPRGTVLEITVDGETEPVPVRLGVFLSNAKQRRDKLTAEQLAALAELGMDWA